Proteins from a single region of Palaemon carinicauda isolate YSFRI2023 chromosome 1, ASM3689809v2, whole genome shotgun sequence:
- the LOC137640178 gene encoding glutamate receptor ionotropic, delta-2-like, with product MLTVHLILGAYQEMMELRNLDKDDSYFQRTSPVLSLDGYRRHTPGERLKNRENYPVHPEFLQFLLTSSPPHLFFLIYDDSIQEGGQKDGPKVAERDTVAGGIRFQDHALHILPNCVKTMNLESPYLWWVIIVMEDTVKISLETMLREGAQVTIIIIESNLRYRIYSSVVDATNKISFQETGTWNLHHPQELEKSSLQAILFPNMDDDFRGRQLTVAANNDYPFMVLEEEGNGELQLGTGIDANVVRVLSEYLNFTYRVVTPDDGGWGGPLPNGTVTGMIGMVARREAHFAITDITITESREEVADFTTPYYIESMTLVSRRPREKNRAFAAFSPFTPLVNKDEVIFPETWILKKAVGTVPKGYGVNNSLFNIFRSLVRQENLLSSPYWSQKFIFFFWYIFCLVISVVYSGMLIATLVTPSFEKPIDSLSDLPEATASGFTVLVTDETSDAYMFKEAKQGVYAQTWKLFNHDDRAKSFIPSATYGMDLILKEKSVYIVAQLASKFIAVRKGFRRYYFARDNFAIQYYGIPCVRGANYRYQFDKILMRINEGALITKWINDEFQKISTNANVEDTDAGPQAFSITHLQVRSTQIDTGPQAFTIIHLQAAFYILLLGYLIAAVVFFIESIMTLL from the exons ATGCTGACAG TTCATTTGATATTGGGTGCATACCAAGAGATGATGGAGCTTCGAAATTTAGACAAAGATGATTCATATTTCCAAAGAACATCTCCTGTTTTGAGCCTCGATGGATACCGAAGACATACTCCAGGAGAAAG ACTGAAGAACAGGGAGAATTATCCAGTCCACCCGGAATTTCTTCAGTTTCTCTTAACATCATCACCACCCCATCTATTCTTCCTCATTTATGATGATTCTATTCAAG AGGGTGGACAGAAAGACGGGCCAAAAGTAGCGGAGAGGGACACAGTAGCAGGCGGTATTCGTTttcaagaccacgctctccatatactaccAAATTGT GTAAAAACAATGAACCTTGAAAGTCCTTACTTGTGGTGGGTGATCATTGTTATGGAAGACACTGTTAAAATCAGTCTTGAAACTATGTTAAGGGAAGGGGCCCAG GTGACTATAATTATAATAGAATCAAATTTACGTTACCGAATATACTCTTCAGTGGTCGATGCTACTAATAAAATAAG TTTCCAGGAAACGGGGACATGGAATTTGCATCACCCCCAAGAGTTGGAAAAGTCGTCTCTACAAGCGATACTCTTTCCAAACATGGATGATGACTTCAGAGGGAGGCAACTAACTGTAGCAGCTAACAATGACTATCCATTCATGGTCTTGGAAGAAGAGGGCAATGGAGAGCTGCAGTTGGGCACTGGAATTGATGCTAATGTCGTCAGAGTATTGAGTGAATACCTCAATTTCAC ttaTCGTGTAGTGACTCCAGATGACGGTGGATGGGGAGGCCCCTTGCCAAATGGGACTGTGACAGGCATGATCGGAATGGTAGCCAGAAGGGAGGCTCATTTTGCCATAACTGACATCACAATAACTG AATCAAGAGAAGAAGTCGCTGACTTCACAACTCCTTATTACATAGAAAGTATGACCTTGGTTTCTCGAAGGCCAAGAGAGAAGAACAGAGCCTTTGCTGCTTTCTCGCCCTTTACGCCCTTGGTAAATAAAGACGAAGTCattt TTCCTGAAACCTGGATTCTGAAGAAAGCTGTGGGAACTGTGCCTAAGGGCTACGGAGTCAATAATTCTCTTTTCAATATATTCAGAAGTTTGGTCAGACAAGAAAACTTACTATCTTCTCCTTACTGGTCGCAGAAATTCATCTTCTTCTTTTGGTATATTTTTTGCTTGGTCATTTCAG ttGTGTACTCTGGGATGCTCATAGCTACCCTGGTGACACCATCCTTCGAGAAGCCTATAGATTCACTGAGTGACCTTCCAGAGGCCACAGCTAGTGGATTCACCGTCCTTGTCACGGATGAGACTAGTGATGCATATATGTTCAAG GAAGCAAAGCAAGGTGTTTATGCACAGACCTGGAAGCTATTTAACCATGATGACAGGGCAAAGAGCTTCATCCCTTCTGCCACGTATGGGATGGACCTT ATTCTCAAGGAGAAGAGCGTCTACATCGTAGCTCAGTTGGCCTCGAAATTCATCGCAGTTCGAAAAGGTTTTCGCAGATATTACTTCGCCCGAGACAACTTTGCAATCCAGTACTATGGGATCCCGTGCGTAAGAGGAGCAAACTATCGATATCAGTTCGATAAGAT tttGATGCGTATCAACGAGGGAGCTCTAATCACAAAATGGATTAATGACGAGTTCCAGAAAATATCCACAAATGCAAATGTCGAGGACACTGACGCTGGTCCGCAAGCATTTTCAATCACTCATTTACAGGTTCGTTCAACACAAAT TGACACTGGTCCACAAGCATTTACCATCATTCATTTACAG